From one Candidatus Chromulinivorax destructor genomic stretch:
- the truA gene encoding tRNA pseudouridine(38-40) synthase TruA: MTAYKIIVAYDGTAYHGWQFQNHNITVVQILQDCFESVFKQKITISGASRTDAGVHALGQVATFTLAMQIAPETLKFAWNNALPDDILIRDIAIVPEGFNPRHNVFLKTYKYFFFVQRPMPLFQHCGWYFKRPLDFDELNKALQLLVGEHDFRSFCTGYDMKSTIRTVHSIHLEFDDAMQAHVIVVKGRGFLRYMIRRIVGACLTVASRDDLSHHDVQAALDAKNSEQTLPNSPSKGLLLYEIVYESQVL; this comes from the coding sequence ATGACAGCGTATAAAATTATAGTTGCGTATGATGGCACTGCGTATCACGGGTGGCAATTTCAAAACCATAATATTACTGTCGTGCAAATTTTGCAGGATTGTTTCGAGTCTGTTTTTAAACAGAAGATTACTATTTCAGGTGCGTCTCGTACCGATGCAGGAGTGCATGCCCTTGGGCAAGTTGCAACTTTTACATTGGCTATGCAGATCGCACCTGAAACTTTAAAATTTGCATGGAATAATGCTTTACCTGATGATATTTTAATCAGAGACATAGCAATTGTTCCTGAGGGTTTTAATCCTCGTCATAATGTTTTTCTCAAAACATATAAATATTTCTTTTTTGTTCAACGACCAATGCCTTTATTTCAGCATTGTGGCTGGTATTTTAAACGACCATTAGATTTTGATGAGCTTAATAAAGCCCTTCAACTTTTAGTAGGGGAACATGATTTTCGTTCTTTTTGCACCGGCTATGATATGAAAAGTACGATTCGCACCGTTCATTCTATTCATTTAGAATTTGACGATGCTATGCAGGCTCATGTGATTGTGGTGAAAGGCCGGGGATTTCTTCGTTATATGATTCGTCGTATCGTTGGAGCTTGTTTAACGGTTGCTTCGCGAGATGACCTTTCTCATCATGATGTTCAAGCTGCATTAGATGCAAAAAATTCTGAGCAAACTCTTCCTAATTCTCCATCAAAAGGATTACTTTTGTATGAGATCGTCTACGAGTCACAAGTTCTTTAG
- the gpmI gene encoding 2,3-bisphosphoglycerate-independent phosphoglycerate mutase, whose protein sequence is MSSAPVNILIILDGLGISEQNYYNAFFKASTPHLDRWKFEHSYTTLQAAGTFVGLPDGYNGNSEVGHFALGSGRIMKQTSTLLNHSMQQSILQNSDIIANLLKKFNTNRTVHLLGLASNGNIHSNIDHLKALIFVLKSHDITNILVHAILDGRDTAPQSAQQFLDAIATDLEKYKCGKIASIHGRFYAMDRNNNMDRTQASFSILTQEQTSKTSYTDKINQSYDQNITDEFIQPTACIENHTIQQGDGVIFFNFRPDRAIQLTQKILELDLSFFVTPVLYHASLATTPLITAAKADNTLLEVISAHNKSIFTIAETEKYAHVTYFFNGHKDIRLQGEVRVLVPSLTDADIKKNPCMQAEKITAHVLESLHTNPSDFYLINYANADMIGHSGNLDATIAAIECLDRELGQLYEEVVTKRNGIMYITADHGNAEVMHDTITAQPCTSHTSNPVPFYMLSSNNKEDLTLTSLADVAPFILENMNITVPDEMKK, encoded by the coding sequence ATGTCATCGGCACCCGTGAATATTTTAATTATTCTTGATGGCCTTGGAATATCTGAGCAGAACTATTATAATGCTTTTTTTAAAGCATCTACTCCTCATCTTGATAGATGGAAATTTGAACATTCTTACACAACTTTACAAGCTGCTGGAACATTTGTTGGCTTGCCTGATGGCTATAATGGAAATTCTGAAGTTGGTCATTTTGCTTTAGGGTCAGGTAGAATTATGAAGCAAACTTCAACATTATTAAATCACTCTATGCAACAATCTATATTACAGAACTCTGACATCATAGCAAATCTATTAAAAAAATTCAATACAAACAGGACTGTACATCTCTTGGGACTCGCATCCAATGGGAATATTCATAGCAATATTGATCATCTTAAAGCTTTGATATTTGTATTAAAATCTCATGACATCACTAATATTTTAGTCCACGCAATTCTTGATGGTCGAGACACAGCCCCACAATCAGCTCAACAGTTTCTTGATGCTATTGCAACTGATTTAGAAAAATATAAATGCGGAAAAATTGCATCAATACATGGAAGATTTTATGCCATGGACAGAAATAATAACATGGATAGAACGCAAGCAAGCTTTTCAATTTTAACTCAAGAACAAACATCCAAAACATCTTATACGGATAAAATAAATCAAAGTTATGATCAAAATATAACTGATGAATTCATACAGCCAACTGCATGCATAGAAAATCATACGATTCAACAAGGTGATGGGGTTATTTTCTTTAATTTTAGGCCAGACCGCGCAATTCAACTGACTCAAAAAATTTTAGAACTTGATCTATCTTTTTTTGTAACCCCTGTGCTATACCACGCATCACTTGCAACAACGCCATTAATTACAGCTGCAAAAGCAGATAACACCCTGCTTGAAGTTATATCTGCTCACAACAAATCCATTTTTACCATCGCAGAAACTGAAAAATATGCACATGTTACCTATTTTTTTAATGGACATAAAGATATCAGACTGCAAGGTGAAGTACGAGTCTTAGTTCCATCTTTAACTGATGCTGATATTAAAAAAAATCCATGCATGCAAGCTGAAAAAATAACTGCTCATGTTCTAGAATCTTTACACACAAATCCATCTGATTTTTATCTGATCAACTATGCAAATGCAGACATGATTGGTCATTCTGGAAATTTAGATGCAACTATTGCAGCAATTGAATGCTTAGACAGAGAATTAGGACAATTATATGAAGAGGTTGTTACAAAGCGCAACGGGATTATGTACATAACAGCTGATCATGGTAATGCTGAAGTTATGCACGATACAATAACAGCACAACCATGCACAAGTCATACAAGTAATCCTGTACCTTTTTACATGTTATCATCAAACAACAAAGAAGATTTAACACTCACATCTCTTGCAGATGTAGCGCCCTTTATTTTAGAAAACATGAATATTACTGTTCCTGATGAAATGAAAAAATAA
- a CDS encoding ankyrin repeat domain-containing protein codes for MKYNFKIVLIMMISFQWNEIESMVTSYNKSDDHVSASNEYEDMYASISPTKPEHIAKKSNGNFYENVVDALDHYFTTPINEIENKIDTTPEVTSFIGSQDTKNSVYDYLFEDEEKKEKTTDTLTQLTEQSVHPILLSAINSPDKGMQAAINFVLSESNVNNQNNPTETSPLHFAIKYNAYNLAALLIGAGANVNAQDIDGYTPLHSAVIYHHNEDTTNDSIKALLKAGANLYIQDKEGKTAAKIARELNMMPLYDLIEQAAVYRLIN; via the coding sequence ATGAAATATAATTTTAAAATAGTTTTAATTATGATGATCTCTTTTCAATGGAACGAAATTGAATCGATGGTTACCTCATATAACAAATCAGATGATCACGTATCAGCGAGCAATGAATATGAAGATATGTATGCTTCTATAAGCCCTACCAAACCAGAGCATATCGCCAAAAAAAGCAATGGTAATTTTTATGAGAATGTAGTTGATGCGTTAGATCATTATTTTACAACACCTATAAACGAGATTGAAAATAAAATTGATACGACACCTGAAGTGACATCCTTTATAGGTTCTCAAGATACTAAAAACAGTGTGTATGATTACCTATTTGAAGATGAAGAAAAAAAAGAAAAAACAACCGATACGTTGACTCAACTAACAGAACAAAGCGTACATCCTATTTTATTATCCGCAATTAATAGTCCAGACAAAGGCATGCAAGCTGCTATAAACTTTGTACTGAGCGAATCAAACGTTAATAATCAAAACAATCCAACAGAAACCAGTCCATTACATTTTGCAATCAAATATAATGCCTATAACTTAGCAGCACTTCTTATTGGTGCAGGAGCAAACGTCAATGCACAAGACATAGATGGTTACACTCCGTTACATAGTGCAGTGATATATCATCACAATGAGGATACTACCAATGATTCTATAAAAGCATTACTCAAGGCTGGAGCTAACTTGTATATACAAGACAAAGAGGGAAAAACTGCTGCAAAAATAGCACGAGAACTCAATATGATGCCACTTTATGACTTAATTGAGCAAGCTGCTGTCTATCGACTTATTAACTAA
- a CDS encoding alanine/glycine:cation symporter family protein — protein MDISSIITIAAQNIWSFPLLIGIFGVSVFVTLQLRFVQFRHFFSAIGMIFSPQVDVSATKKSGELTAFQAFINTLGANIGNGSLSGVPAAICIGGPGAVFWLLVASTCAVALRYAEVYLGMAFIGKYRFGSAKGGPMLYLSLLPMGIFLSYAFAIFCLGYALFGGNMIQCNTVGLALQKTWGIDPYITAYFALAFIGYVLIGGAQRIVSYLDLLVPFKVALFVGSSLIVLMYHYQMIPHAFYLIFDGAFNPQAFIGGSFGYALQKSIAVGFQRGILIHEAGLGTAAVAFGATTGEHAVKDSVLSMLSVYINTHIVCLMIALSLLSSGVWNNGSGETSSAMVISAYETVFGWFGGWIISFLVINFGVSVLVSYAYLGRICWSFLTGGKCMYIFPLLYAASAFFGTYMDVYLILNIADLVNAGLFIVNIVGVLWFIAVVKKGLTTYESQRV, from the coding sequence ATGGATATTTCATCTATTATTACCATTGCGGCTCAAAATATATGGAGCTTTCCTTTGTTAATTGGTATTTTTGGAGTCTCTGTCTTTGTGACGCTTCAATTACGCTTTGTTCAATTTCGGCATTTTTTTAGTGCTATTGGCATGATTTTTTCTCCACAGGTAGATGTTTCTGCGACTAAAAAAAGTGGCGAATTAACAGCATTTCAAGCATTTATTAATACGCTTGGTGCAAATATTGGAAATGGTAGTTTATCAGGCGTTCCAGCTGCAATATGTATTGGTGGACCAGGTGCAGTATTTTGGCTTTTAGTAGCTTCAACATGTGCAGTAGCCCTTCGGTATGCAGAAGTATATTTAGGAATGGCTTTTATTGGCAAGTATAGATTTGGAAGTGCTAAAGGCGGACCAATGCTCTATTTAAGCTTGTTGCCAATGGGAATTTTCTTATCATATGCATTTGCTATATTTTGTTTAGGTTATGCATTGTTTGGTGGCAATATGATTCAGTGTAATACTGTTGGCCTTGCATTACAAAAAACATGGGGGATTGATCCTTATATTACTGCTTATTTTGCTTTAGCTTTTATTGGGTATGTTTTAATTGGTGGTGCGCAGCGTATTGTTTCATATTTAGATCTTTTAGTTCCTTTTAAAGTTGCTCTTTTTGTTGGTTCATCATTAATAGTTTTAATGTATCACTATCAAATGATCCCACATGCATTTTATTTGATATTTGATGGAGCTTTCAATCCGCAAGCTTTCATTGGTGGTTCTTTTGGCTATGCTTTACAAAAATCAATAGCAGTTGGCTTTCAACGTGGCATTTTAATTCATGAGGCAGGTTTAGGGACAGCAGCGGTTGCATTTGGTGCTACAACGGGTGAGCATGCAGTTAAAGACAGTGTTTTATCTATGTTGAGTGTTTATATTAACACCCACATTGTTTGTTTAATGATCGCGTTATCATTGCTTTCAAGTGGTGTTTGGAATAACGGTAGCGGTGAAACCAGTTCAGCTATGGTTATCTCAGCATACGAAACTGTATTTGGTTGGTTTGGCGGCTGGATTATCTCGTTCTTAGTTATTAATTTTGGGGTGAGCGTTTTAGTTTCATATGCATATCTTGGCAGAATTTGTTGGAGCTTTTTAACTGGCGGTAAATGTATGTACATTTTTCCATTATTATACGCAGCAAGTGCTTTCTTTGGAACGTATATGGATGTATACCTCATTTTAAATATTGCAGATTTGGTCAATGCAGGTCTATTTATTGTAAACATCGTCGGTGTTCTTTGGTTTATTGCCGTGGTGAAAAAAGGTCTTACTACTTACGAAAGTCAACGCGTATAA
- a CDS encoding tRNA threonylcarbamoyladenosine biosynthesis protein TsaB has protein sequence MSYIITIQYPYQYLEVSIACNSITLETVVVPKIQAVGLIIPTLAQLLTNHGLILSDIACIGINTGPGPFNTLRAIIATANGISFAQKTPLIDCNGLELLLQENKQEHQVAILDAFGNDVYFAIKSSGQQGYTSICNLVEMLNNTYKNQSLLFVGNGSVKHQLYISQKFAGNAHIDQELLFASSTALLNQTYKKYRENNTATEIFPLYFQSPVTKS, from the coding sequence ATGTCATACATCATAACTATTCAGTACCCATACCAGTATCTTGAAGTGAGTATTGCATGCAATTCAATTACACTTGAAACAGTGGTGGTACCAAAAATACAAGCTGTTGGATTAATAATTCCAACGCTTGCACAACTGCTAACAAACCATGGTCTGATTTTATCAGACATTGCATGCATTGGAATCAATACAGGACCTGGTCCATTTAATACCTTACGAGCAATTATTGCAACAGCAAATGGAATTTCGTTTGCTCAAAAAACTCCTTTAATTGATTGTAATGGCTTAGAACTTCTTTTGCAGGAAAATAAACAAGAACATCAAGTCGCAATTCTTGACGCCTTTGGTAACGATGTTTATTTTGCAATAAAATCATCTGGGCAACAAGGCTATACATCTATTTGCAATCTGGTTGAAATGCTTAATAACACGTATAAAAATCAGTCATTATTATTTGTAGGCAACGGATCAGTTAAGCATCAATTGTATATTTCTCAAAAATTTGCGGGCAATGCACACATTGACCAAGAACTACTCTTTGCAAGTTCAACTGCACTGCTGAATCAAACCTATAAAAAATATCGTGAAAACAACACAGCTACAGAAATTTTTCCCTTGTACTTTCAAAGCCCTGTTACCAAATCTTAA
- a CDS encoding RsmE family RNA methyltransferase encodes MLNKKKKSQENKHEFAFYCNDVSAFTHDTDPGDITFTSDELYHRFKHVVRIKPGDSVILFDKEHNISFLFLRCEGKNKVVGIWKDRKVNSKVMPAITFLLPLLKIDALSDAIYSLTEVGITTIQLLSTEKTQTPCTSKLLEKLERVAIAAAEQSKDFSYPTILPPVELTDWLKTPTAGKKFHFDVTGVPFSSWYSPIDMHESYYLLVGPEGDLTDVEKQLTKQTGFVACLLTPTVLRSTRAISLVSGLFRL; translated from the coding sequence ATGCTGAATAAGAAAAAAAAATCACAAGAAAACAAACATGAATTTGCATTTTATTGCAATGATGTTTCAGCTTTTACGCATGATACAGATCCAGGTGATATTACGTTCACTTCTGATGAACTGTATCATCGCTTTAAGCATGTTGTTCGTATAAAACCAGGTGATTCTGTTATACTTTTTGATAAAGAGCATAATATTTCATTTTTATTTTTGCGATGCGAAGGTAAGAATAAAGTTGTCGGTATTTGGAAAGATAGAAAAGTTAACAGTAAAGTTATGCCAGCAATAACTTTTTTACTTCCATTATTAAAAATTGATGCACTTTCTGATGCTATTTATTCTTTAACTGAAGTTGGAATCACGACGATTCAGTTACTCTCAACTGAAAAGACCCAAACACCTTGCACGTCAAAATTATTAGAAAAATTAGAACGCGTTGCTATTGCAGCAGCAGAGCAGTCAAAAGATTTTTCTTATCCAACTATTTTGCCACCAGTAGAACTTACTGATTGGTTAAAAACTCCTACTGCAGGCAAGAAATTTCATTTTGATGTCACGGGTGTGCCATTTTCTTCATGGTATAGTCCGATTGATATGCACGAAAGCTACTATCTATTAGTTGGTCCAGAAGGTGATTTAACTGATGTTGAAAAGCAGTTGACCAAGCAAACAGGCTTTGTAGCTTGTTTACTAACCCCCACGGTGCTTCGATCAACGCGAGCAATTAGTCTAGTCTCTGGTTTGTTTAGATTGTAG
- a CDS encoding UDP-N-acetylmuramoyl-L-alanyl-D-glutamate--2,6-diaminopimelate ligase, with the protein MKLELPKIYPVTSHTDNVGAGSTFVAIPGTKENGAAYIRLALEKGATTIVVQQGVVLPSDVIDDMIRSHISCIYVENCRKALAEMIAQALNHPAKKLKLIGITGTKGKTSTSYMIYHLLKEQGKKVALVSTAEKIIGSQLVAVNLTTPLPEHLHMFFDLCVQQEMEYVVMEVSAQSLSLYRVYGLEFDAGVFTNFSLEHLEFYKDMQEYLDAKVTFFSMVKDPAHMFINAQDPSGAQLLYQYPLYSSFSLENPTATRYALATLSSRSILLQLKHDENMYAFHANLVGKFNAYNLLSAIIVMHSLGFSFASIEPTTASLAQIPGRMEQYPLKNGATCFIDYAHNPSSYEAVLSTLRQMTDHLVVVFGAGGARDRSKRPMMGAIVEKYSDIAIVTSDNPRDESAAAIADDIVAGFTGMREFEHIRELNRTKAIELAYQLSRQGSVIAVLGKGRDEYQIVGHLTFPFKERAIIRPFLREDSLYKSL; encoded by the coding sequence ATGAAGTTAGAATTACCAAAAATATATCCTGTAACCAGCCACACGGACAACGTGGGGGCTGGTTCTACTTTTGTAGCGATTCCAGGTACAAAAGAAAACGGCGCTGCCTACATTCGTTTAGCTCTTGAAAAAGGTGCGACAACTATTGTTGTGCAGCAGGGTGTTGTGTTGCCAAGTGATGTTATTGACGACATGATTCGATCTCATATTTCATGTATCTATGTTGAAAATTGCCGTAAAGCTTTAGCTGAGATGATAGCGCAAGCACTCAATCATCCTGCAAAAAAATTAAAATTAATTGGAATAACTGGGACAAAAGGTAAAACATCAACTTCCTACATGATCTACCATTTGCTCAAAGAACAAGGAAAAAAAGTAGCCCTTGTCAGCACTGCTGAAAAAATAATAGGTTCTCAGCTTGTTGCAGTAAACTTAACAACACCTTTACCTGAACATTTACATATGTTTTTTGATTTGTGTGTGCAGCAAGAAATGGAATATGTTGTGATGGAAGTCTCAGCTCAATCATTAAGTTTATATCGTGTATATGGACTTGAGTTTGACGCAGGAGTCTTTACTAATTTTTCGTTAGAGCATCTTGAATTTTATAAAGATATGCAAGAATATTTGGATGCTAAGGTTACTTTTTTTAGCATGGTAAAAGATCCAGCTCATATGTTTATTAATGCGCAAGATCCATCAGGAGCTCAATTACTTTATCAATATCCTTTGTATAGTTCTTTTTCGTTAGAAAATCCAACAGCTACAAGATATGCATTAGCGACGCTTTCATCACGATCAATTTTATTGCAACTTAAGCATGATGAAAATATGTATGCATTTCATGCAAATCTTGTTGGTAAATTTAATGCGTATAATTTATTATCCGCAATTATTGTGATGCACAGTCTTGGTTTTTCTTTTGCATCAATAGAACCTACAACAGCTTCACTGGCGCAAATTCCTGGTCGCATGGAGCAGTACCCATTAAAAAATGGGGCAACTTGCTTTATTGATTATGCTCATAACCCTTCTTCCTATGAAGCGGTTCTTTCAACGTTACGCCAAATGACCGACCACTTAGTTGTCGTTTTTGGTGCAGGTGGTGCTCGTGATCGGAGTAAACGGCCTATGATGGGAGCAATTGTAGAAAAATATTCTGATATTGCGATTGTGACATCAGATAATCCTCGTGATGAATCAGCAGCAGCGATTGCAGACGATATTGTTGCAGGATTTACGGGAATGAGAGAATTTGAGCACATTCGAGAGTTGAATAGAACGAAAGCTATTGAACTTGCGTATCAATTATCGCGACAAGGTAGTGTGATTGCTGTGCTTGGAAAAGGTCGTGATGAATACCAAATTGTTGGGCACTTGACGTTCCCATTTAAGGAAAGAGCGATCATTCGGCCCTTTTTGAGAGAAGATAGTCTTTACAAAAGCCTGTAA
- the ruvX gene encoding Holliday junction resolvase RuvX, with translation MRIMALDLGDAWVGTALTDQLRFFVKPYKTVAAADLEIFLTQALVQEKVSEVVVGYPKTMQGTESDQTRLVVATKERLQDMFPLIKWVLWDERLTSKQAQKIRSPKNKEEKLAQHSIAAAIILESYLPFSNQSIS, from the coding sequence ATGAGAATTATGGCTCTTGATCTTGGTGATGCATGGGTAGGAACTGCTTTAACAGATCAACTAAGATTTTTTGTTAAACCATATAAAACTGTTGCTGCAGCAGACCTTGAAATATTTTTAACACAAGCGCTTGTACAAGAAAAAGTTTCTGAAGTTGTTGTTGGCTATCCAAAAACAATGCAAGGAACCGAAAGCGATCAAACTCGCTTAGTTGTTGCAACCAAAGAAAGATTACAGGACATGTTCCCTTTAATAAAATGGGTTTTATGGGACGAACGATTAACAAGCAAACAAGCACAAAAAATTCGTAGCCCGAAAAATAAAGAAGAAAAACTTGCACAACACTCAATCGCTGCTGCTATAATACTTGAATCGTATTTACCTTTTAGCAATCAATCAATTTCTTGA
- the rpsR gene encoding 30S ribosomal protein S18, with protein MTKKIKLKISARLLKKKLRKDSSGGAKHCRFCNNPGLVSEIDYKNAGFLRKFLTERGKILPARISGNTCKYQKMVSKEIKKARIMALLPYCATLY; from the coding sequence ATGACTAAAAAAATTAAATTAAAAATCAGTGCGCGTCTTTTAAAGAAAAAACTACGCAAAGATTCTTCAGGCGGTGCTAAACACTGTAGATTTTGTAACAACCCTGGACTAGTTTCAGAAATCGATTACAAAAACGCTGGTTTCTTACGTAAATTCTTAACAGAACGTGGTAAAATTTTACCAGCTCGTATTTCTGGTAACACTTGTAAATATCAAAAAATGGTTTCTAAAGAGATTAAAAAAGCTCGTATTATGGCATTATTACCATACTGCGCAACTCTTTACTAG
- a CDS encoding ankyrin repeat domain-containing protein: protein MKYTYRLLFMLSLLPASLQLEARHYGDFLHEKGNDVHEDSVNHDFNSLADVMKMIAQHKAQGTYDGSTPLHYLANGDESDAVELQIAKELMQSHPEFINDQNNENQESPLHVAADSENFELIKALINAGAKVNAQDVNGRTALHYIAFGDTENDANNLKIARFLIDHGADLSIIDAVQHEEDGTIFGGLTAADIAAKYNTDLKMKKLLADALASEKGNDVDEDSGSFDFNSLADVMKMIAKHKAQGTYDGSTPLHYLAEGDNNDQVNLKLVKELIQSHPEFINDQNNENRESPLHVAVDLEHFELVELLINAGAKVNAQDLGGRTPLHYIVFENYHAGDANNLKIAQFLIKHGADVSLKDNDGKNVRDIAIEQKAEPALRSLLSTLKNLNM from the coding sequence ATGAAATATACATATAGATTACTATTCATGTTATCACTCTTACCAGCAAGCTTACAACTAGAAGCAAGACATTATGGTGATTTTTTGCATGAAAAAGGAAATGACGTGCATGAAGATTCTGTAAATCATGATTTTAATTCATTAGCAGATGTCATGAAAATGATAGCACAACATAAAGCTCAAGGAACTTATGACGGTAGCACTCCATTACATTATTTAGCAAATGGTGATGAAAGTGATGCAGTTGAATTACAAATTGCTAAAGAATTAATGCAATCTCATCCTGAATTTATTAATGATCAAAATAATGAGAATCAGGAAAGCCCATTACATGTAGCTGCAGATTCAGAAAATTTTGAACTAATAAAAGCTCTTATTAACGCTGGTGCAAAAGTAAATGCTCAAGATGTCAATGGTAGAACAGCTTTACATTATATTGCTTTTGGAGACACTGAGAATGATGCTAACAATTTAAAAATAGCTCGATTTTTGATTGATCATGGAGCAGATCTGTCTATTATAGATGCTGTGCAACATGAAGAAGATGGAACTATTTTTGGAGGCCTAACAGCTGCTGATATAGCTGCTAAGTACAACACTGATTTAAAAATGAAAAAATTACTTGCTGATGCCTTAGCAAGTGAAAAAGGAAATGACGTGGATGAAGATTCTGGAAGTTTTGATTTTAATTCATTAGCAGATGTCATGAAAATGATAGCAAAACATAAAGCTCAAGGAACTTATGATGGTAGCACTCCGTTACATTATTTAGCAGAAGGTGACAACAATGATCAAGTTAATTTAAAACTTGTTAAAGAGTTGATACAATCTCACCCTGAATTTATTAATGATCAAAATAATGAGAATCGTGAAAGCCCATTGCATGTTGCTGTAGATTTAGAACATTTTGAACTCGTAGAGCTTCTTATTAACGCTGGAGCAAAGGTAAACGCTCAAGATCTAGGTGGTCGCACACCTTTACATTATATTGTCTTTGAAAACTATCACGCAGGTGATGCTAACAATTTAAAAATAGCTCAATTTTTAATTAAGCATGGTGCTGATGTATCTCTGAAAGATAACGATGGAAAAAATGTTCGCGATATAGCAATTGAACAAAAAGCTGAACCTGCGTTACGGTCACTTCTGTCAACTTTAAAAAATTTAAATATGTAA
- a CDS encoding GNAT family N-acetyltransferase: protein MKKIIGILTCLLGLFFAYSWFFYDNGIVDYVESRDKAAIKKIFADEWKMLISDESMNTYSVDFMLDNRSETQHTKSDKLVLKVLRERGQTIGFLAYYPKSLYWWHLLFLAVDKDHRKKGYATKMLQFVIDDMIARGAAKITIFTRLANTKARALYEGKFGFKDIAHYQDKYMDLVWYPAKKNVDDHDKAINSAALRYDKHAVNYGRLQQVRNL, encoded by the coding sequence ATGAAAAAAATTATAGGCATACTTACATGTCTTCTGGGACTATTTTTTGCATACTCATGGTTTTTTTATGACAATGGTATTGTTGACTATGTTGAATCACGAGATAAAGCAGCAATAAAAAAAATATTTGCTGATGAATGGAAAATGCTTATTAGTGATGAAAGCATGAATACCTATTCAGTTGATTTTATGCTTGATAATCGCAGCGAAACACAGCATACAAAATCTGATAAGCTGGTATTAAAAGTGTTGCGTGAGCGTGGCCAAACTATTGGTTTTCTTGCATATTATCCAAAATCATTATATTGGTGGCATTTACTATTTTTAGCAGTTGATAAAGATCATCGCAAAAAAGGGTATGCAACAAAAATGCTTCAATTTGTTATTGATGATATGATTGCTCGTGGTGCTGCAAAGATTACTATTTTTACTCGTTTAGCTAATACAAAAGCTCGTGCATTATATGAAGGTAAGTTTGGTTTTAAAGATATTGCTCATTATCAAGATAAATATATGGATTTAGTCTGGTATCCAGCTAAAAAAAATGTAGATGATCATGATAAAGCTATAAATTCAGCTGCATTACGTTATGACAAACATGCAGTTAATTATGGAAGACTTCAGCAAGTTAGAAATTTGTAA
- a CDS encoding chloramphenicol phosphotransferase CPT family protein translates to MYKQSRTNIKTDTFGIVIILNGPSAAGKSSLQKSIQRLAAVPYLAIGIDNFFNDLFPDEHGTLGVKADADFGNDLRCVTIENNIVSLHVGQSGQKIIKGMHAAIAGYAKAGNNVVVDYIMYEQAWIKDLLKQLQGCPVYLIGVTVPLDILQAREQARSTSPIGHAASHYYSVHEGNNYDLWIDNSQGTPDDGARKILDFIQQNPK, encoded by the coding sequence ATGTATAAGCAATCTAGAACAAACATTAAAACAGATACATTTGGTATTGTTATTATTCTTAATGGTCCCTCTGCTGCAGGTAAATCAAGTTTGCAAAAAAGTATTCAGCGCTTAGCAGCTGTTCCCTACCTTGCCATTGGTATTGATAATTTTTTTAATGATCTGTTTCCTGATGAGCATGGAACATTAGGGGTAAAAGCTGATGCTGATTTTGGAAATGATTTAAGATGTGTAACGATCGAAAATAATATTGTCTCTTTACATGTTGGGCAATCTGGTCAAAAAATTATCAAAGGTATGCATGCAGCTATAGCTGGGTATGCAAAAGCAGGTAATAATGTTGTGGTTGATTACATTATGTATGAGCAAGCATGGATAAAAGATTTGCTCAAACAGTTACAAGGTTGTCCCGTCTATCTTATTGGTGTAACAGTCCCGCTTGATATTTTGCAAGCTCGTGAACAAGCTCGCAGTACAAGTCCTATTGGACATGCTGCAAGTCATTATTATTCTGTGCATGAAGGTAATAATTATGACCTGTGGATTGATAATTCACAAGGTACTCCTGATGATGGAGCTCGTAAAATTCTAGATTTTATACAACAGAATCCAAAATAG